The segment GTATTAATCTAAATTTGCTAATTAGAAAAATATTCCTAATTACGCCGTTCGCAAAAAGATTCTACGCCGAACTTCTTTCTCATTTCCTTTTTAGTTGGAATAAGAAAATTGAAGGCTATGTAAGTAAGAATATAGGTTTGCCGCAAGATGAAATTGGAGATTGCTCCAGAATACTCGCCAATTTCTATCTTCAGGAATATGATGAGAAGATTTTCAATCTTTGCAAAAAGTACGGAGCAAAATATCTGCGTTATGCCGATGACCAATTAATATTTGCTAACTCCGAAGAAATTGCTAAGAGGATTCTCTTTGAAGCATCTAAGGACCTCTTTAAAATGGATCTAATAATAAATTCAAGTAAGGTAAAAGAATTTCCGGATATGCAGGAATTTAATGATTATTGGGCGTTTGATATCTTTGACTTACTGGCAGACAAAGAAAATGAAGAATTGATTAATAAAGGAATAGAAATATATTATAAACGCAAGGATGATGAAGTTGAATTTCGCAGCTTTTCTGTTCTTAAAAAAATTGTTTCACTGGATTTTGATAAAATTTTGCCCCATTTAAAATATCGAGTCTTGAGTGAATTGTTTAATCAGGAATT is part of the Leptospira venezuelensis genome and harbors:
- a CDS encoding reverse transcriptase domain-containing protein, with the protein product MLEAEIAVNRVEGTYGGWTLGNQLRLKENEEEIYLNDYAMPSSFNPFLWMQNWQEFQKKAYSFSRSGEYKYIIKYDIANFYNSINLNLLIRKIFLITPFAKRFYAELLSHFLFSWNKKIEGYVSKNIGLPQDEIGDCSRILANFYLQEYDEKIFNLCKKYGAKYLRYADDQLIFANSEEIAKRILFEASKDLFKMDLIINSSKVKEFPDMQEFNDYWAFDIFDLLADKENEELINKGIEIYYKRKDDEVEFRSFSVLKKIVSLDFDKILPHLKYRVLSELFNQEFLSNSDYWMLSKIYKNVGANDRRNLLEILDSLIPKIHFNSYHYNLIVFYQKNNLNFNEKKVRSFISEYSF